acatatatatgaaggGAACTGCATTTGTCACCAATTTTTTTCCATGGACGATTTGGTATTGGTAGCAGCAGTAATAGAAAGAGAACTGTCTCTAGGAGAAGCTTATTAGGTAAACAATGATGATTAGTTGGTGCTTAAACCACCCAAACTCTTGATGAATGGCTGCCGAAATAAGAAAAGCAACAGACATTCCAGACCAGACTATGAAGcctcctttaaaaacaaacaataagcaaaataaagcaaaaacatcTTAGTCATCTATGTTTTGAAGAGGTAATATACTTACATGTTTCAAAATTCAAGAATTACAAGAATGCATAAAAGagtttctcttcttctccctgcTCTTCAGCCACTTAATATCCCAACTGTGAGGCAACCCATTTTACCAGTTTGTGAGACCtgctttaattaaatttatatttcctaaGCTGAAACAGGTCTGTATTTGCCTCATGAAATGTAGGTCAACAAGACAGTTATTGAGTAGCACCTTTGCTGGGAAGGTTCCTGGATACTCTGAGAAAGAATTATAGAGAGGGCATGCTAGGGGATATCTTATTGATACTTAATGTACTAATTCCCCCTCCCATGAAGAGTATGATgcattcttccttctcttgtgatcCTATTATTTGTTGGCCACTTTACTACAGTTGGTTTCATTATCCCTACTTTATATATGAGAGCACGAAGGCTCacataaattaataatttctatTGGTCATGCCAACAATAAGTGGCAGATTTGGAGTCAGATTTGAATTGCAATTGTGGGACGCTAAAGCCTTTGTTTTTTCCATTCACTGcttaatcagagaagaaaaattcttgaaGTCAGATTTCAGGAAGAATGagtgggaaaacagaaaaagccAACACAGTTTAAAACTaggtttttatattaaaaaaataaaaatgtaaaacagctttTACAGACATATTACCAAAATTACCCATAACAAATTTCAGTTACAAAACAGTTACACTGTTTACACAAGGTATTTGAACAACCTATCAGACTCACCTATTCATAAGGCGTTGGGAGATTGCTGGGGAAGGTCCTCTCATGGGCAGAAGTCAGGTTACAGAGAATAATTCACCAATCACTAAAATAAGAACATGTTACAGCACATAAACTTAGTTTTCTTTTGTGATCTCAAAGAACAATGCAAACATTATCCACACCAGAGCCCAAGAAGTACATGTATCTGTTATTCCCACTTCATAAGTGAGGACATAAGGCACCCTGTGAGTCAACTGCAGAGCCCAGTCCTATGCTCAGACTACATAAATACAGCTAATGTTAACATTCTAGGAAACAAGTGGAAGAAAAAATGTGATGCAGTAATGCCAGAGTGTTGCACTGGTCCTTATGGCGTCTTTGACGGCAGAATTAATTTCCTACCCGATTTAGTGAAGAATTTTAGATTATGAAATTGTTAATGAGCACGAGAGGGAACTCCCTTCATTTCTTGGCCCCAAATGGCACAAAACTTAGATAAATTAAAATCTTGAGAAACAGCATCCAAAATGGGAGGATCAATCTCCTTTAAAATACCTAAGGAGTCCATCAGTGCTAGATTTCCACATATTTTAATAGTTGATTCTAAAATACATCTACCCTCTCTAATCAACCACCACCCTTCAAAGTTGACTACATACACATAATTTCCCAGTAATCGCTCCACAGAATTCAAGACCCAGGGTAAATATACCCTGTATATCACTAAATCAGGATTATGGTACACAAGAAGCGGGAACAATTTCTAGAGGTGTCTCAAACTTACTGTGAGATCTAGCCCATCCAAGCCTGATAGCAAGAGAGCAAGTAAAAGCCACAGGCAGATGAAAGTCAATACCATTAGCAGGGCTGAAGCTGAGGAATTTATCTGCTGTTGGATACTGACAGCCTCTAGCTAATCAGGCATCTAGCATGATGTATTTTCACTTTAGATatagggggaggagaggagaatgtTGCAGTCATGGATGTTAACTCACTAAGAATTGAATGCAGGGCCTAGTTAAATTCCTATTGGAAGGAAAATACACAAGACTAGTGACTAGACTCACTGATTAATATATACGGTTGAAAGGTTTTTCTGGAAACAGGAACTAATCTAGCCTTCCCTTGAAATCTGGACATTGCACTAAACTTGGTCCAGGATGGGAGAGACATTCAAAAGTTTGGGTCATTTAACAGCTTTCTGATTTCAGTTTATTGTTagcaaaaataatacaagtttCCTCTAGAGACAGGCTTCCTTCCCTGTGACGGTAAGAggagaaactaaattgagtttgATATCTAAACTTTCATGCCTACATGTgtaaaccaaaaacaacaaaaagcccaAACCAAAACGTCCCAGACTCTACAGCAGTGctgttcaataaaaatataatgtgaaccacatatacaatttgaaattttctaatagccacttttaaaaaaagttaatagcCACCTATGGCTAAGAGCTACCTATTGGGCAGTGCAGCCCTAGAATTcgacttcaaaaaagaaaaaaaaaaagggaaaaacaaagcaaacagaacccaacttCAATAAAGAGGACGTTTAGAGTTGGGCTGTGATTGCTGATTTTTGGTGTCTGGAGAAAGGAGGCCCAGgagtaagaaaaaaaggagagggcagtgaaaAGAAGCGTGATTGCTGCATCTCCAGAGAAGCCTGCTCTCCCCACCATGTTAGCCCAAGCGTTGAACGGCTGCCTAGAGGTGACGAGGTGTGCGGCCGATCCCAAGTGGTCACCGTCGCTTGGGCTTCAGAGCCCGCTTGCCGGGGGTTAGAGCCAGTGGGGTGGGGAACGCAGATTTCGGGGCTCCGCGGTGGAGCCGCCAGGGCGCCCTACCTGTCGAGCAGCGGGCTGTGAATGTGCAGGTGTTTCACGGCCACCCGAACGCGCCAGTCTGCGTGGCGGGCAGAAGACACGGTGCCGGACGCGCCGCGGCTCAGGTAGCGCAAGTCGGCGAGCTTGTGGTACGGGATGGTGGGCAGGGCGCTGCAGATGGCCTCCTCGTTCATGGTAGCGGGTGGCGCGGGCACTCAAGCAGCCGATCGATTCCGGAAGTGCCAGCCGCTCCCGCGGCTCCACCCCCTGCGCGAGCCGGCTCGGCAGGCACTACAGCCTGCCGGACATGAGGTCACGAGGCCGTCCATTCTCCGCGCAGCGCACGCCAAGCCGCTGCTTATCCGGAGCCGGAGCGGACTCTTCTCTTCTAGAGACTGGTCAACTCTGCGGCGGCGGGGCGCACAGGGGAGGAGCTTCCTCTCTCCAACCTGGCCCTCCCAGGCGCTGCCAGCCACCCGAGCCCGCCTTTCggagctcctccctccccagactTCTCACGCGACGTCAGCGGCGGATGCCGAGGCGGGGATGAGGGCCACTGGCCCGCGATCCTCCCAGCGAGGCTCCGGCCTCGGCCTCAGGCCCGAGATCTCCGCCTTGTGGCGACCAGACGACGTGTGCCACACCGGCGGGGCTCGGGCGGGGGCTTGGGAGTGGGGAAGTGAGCCAGGGGCGCTCAATTTGTCTTCTCTCCCCGCAACCCACAAGGTTGGAAAGGTTTTCTTGTGGGGAAATTTCCTCTCCGCAGCTTCACACTCAGTCAGCGGACCCTCCCACCCAGGAGGAATCTCCCCTGGTCCCATCGGCGCGTCTTCCGGGAGTCGCCAAACACCAGACAGAGGTAGCGGGGTGGGTGTGGCAGCTGCCATTTCCTGCGCGGAAAGCCCTTTGAGGACGTGCGGTGGTGACTTACTAGGGCTCCGCGCTTCTCAGCCCGGTGAATCAGGTAGGGGTGTAGATTCACTTGCTTATCTGGACTCCAGTCTAACCTCACTTGCAACTACTTCAGTCGTGTGGGGGTGGCTGATAAGCCCTGTCAGAGTTTAATCCTGTCTAAACGTTCAGATGTTTAGTTCCCGTTGAGTGCTTCTCTACTAGGGAcctatttttctgacttttttttttctctcctgacgTCCATAATTACAGACAGAGATTGAAAAGTAACCTTGAGAGAGTCCCTCCCTTGATTCCAGGTAAGACtgcaaacatttctttcttataGATCTGGGAAGAATGCGGTGTTTAATGCCAACCAAAAAAGACTGCAAAGATCTTTTTACCTTAAACAAACACTTTTCTACACCTGAAATGGCTATTTTGCAAAGTGTGGTGCAAATACTATACACAATACCAAGTCCATGCTAGGCATTTAATGAATTCTAAAGCAAAAGTAATAGGGAATGCCTGACTTCAATCAGGGATTTCTGCCTACAGAAAATCAGTGCTTCCTGTATTTTTGTATTGCCTGAAATGAGAGTAGCAGTGTTACATTTTACAATAAATGGAAGCTGTAATGAAagagtgtgttttaaaatttgataatttaaaatgaaatacttagctTTAAAGATATGGTCTGATAATCTGTGGTTCATTCCTTAATAAGCTTTTTGCTACAAAGAGTGCTCAGAAAActtttcccattcattcattcattcatccagtcagTTTACAAACAGAATtctagagaaagagaacaaaaattaagaagggaggaaatgatcaaaataataattcaagAATTTCTTCCAGGACCAAAAGACAAAGATGTTCATATTTAAAGGACCCACCAGCTACCCACAGTGACTGAAAAAGGACCTATGTTAAAGCACACCATTAAAAAGATCAGAACACTAAGAATAAAGAGAAGATTCTAAAAGTTTTCAGATGGAAGGAGCAGGAATAAACGGATGAGAATTAGAATGGCATTGGGTTTCTCAACAATAACACTTTTATGCTAAAACACTACAGTGAAATTTCAAGTTTTGTAAGACAATAACTTCCAACCTAGAATCCTATAGTCAAACTATCCATCAAGAGTAAGagtagaataaaaacattttcacatatacaaggatgaaaacatttattttccatccatccatccaccttttttttttttttaagggaaagttACTAGAGGATGTGCTCCAACGAAACATGAGAGcaagacaagaaagagaaagatgtggGATCCAGAAAAAAGGACCAGGAGAATGTGACGGGAAATTCCAGGGTGAAAGATATGTGGCAGAATTAGAGAGCAGTCGTTTTCACCAGAGAAGGAAGATGGCAGACTCCAAGAAGAAAGACTGGTTAGTGTAATTGAATTTATTTAGATTACTAATTTTGACTATTTGGGTAGTTATATTGTTAGATGTTTGATAGATCTAATGAAATACGTGATAAAATTCGAGagagaacttaaaaatataagcaagtaGAAAAAGGAAGCAATTATTAATTCCATGAAAGCTAAAAATTAGACAAGAATGGAAACAGCATTTCTCCGACTGTTCTGTGGtgaaaattttaagactttttagaGCTTCTGAAATACTAGTATATTATAAATCTCGAAGGAGAGAACATGCAGCATAGAGCActataaaatttatgtatatttttaattacattactttaaaatttttaaaaattagtattcaCACGgttcaaaatttaaaagtgtAACAGACAGATAATTCAATAGAAAATTAGGCAAAACACCTAGATACTTCACACAAGGGTATATCTAAATAGCAAATAGTAAATGCATGTGAAAAGGTGCTCGACCTCATCagtcattagagaactgcaagttaaaaccacagtgCAATATCACTACACAAATacaagaataattaaaattaaaaagacagaatatAGCAAGTGTGGGTGAGGTTTTGTAACAATTGGAGCTCTtgcacattgctggtgggagtgtcaaTTGGTACAATCAATTTTGCAAACTGTATGGCAGTACTATTAAAATTGCAGATATGCAGATCCTCAGCAATTCCTTGCCTAGGTATATGGACATGCATATGCATATACTAGAAAGTTCATAGTAGTGCTATTTATAATAGCTTCAAACTGGAAATTACCCAAATATCCATAAATAGTGGAATGGGTAAATGATTTGTGGCCCATTTTTTTACACAGTGGGATACTAAACAGCAATGATATTGAGCAGTGTGCAATATTGATGAATTGCACAAATACAATACTGAATGAAAAAGCTAGACACAGAAGAGTATACATTTTATGAGTCAATTCCTATTAAGTACAGAAACAAGCAAAACTAGCCTATGCTTTTAGAAATCAGGGTAATGTCTACTCTTGTAGAGTGGTCATAGTGACTAGAAGGGACAGGATGAGGCCTctggggtgatagaaatgttctgtttcttgatctaggACCTAGACTCTTGGTGCCAGTTGCACGGGTATGTTCAGTTATGAAAATTCTTTGAGGTTACACaatgtgcacttttctgtatatatatatgttacacttcaataaaagGTTAATAggtttaaatacaaaataaataatacatgtggGTGTATATTATGTCtcttacttttatttaattagtATTACAGTATATACCTGTTCACCTTGCttgtctttcacttagtaatctATTTCAGATATCTTTCCATAcaaatgcataaaaagctttctcaacttttttttttttaaatgatggataTGCCATAATTTACCCCTCATTGGTGGACACTTAGCTGGTTTCCACATATTTACTGTTACAAATTATGCTGCAATAAGTAATCATTACGTATGTCATTTCATACATGTGTAAGTGTATCCATATATATGCCCTAGAAACTGAACTGCTGGACAAAAGAGTTATGTTCATTTGTAATTTTGGTTTGTATTGTTGAATTGACCTTCACTGAGGttgttccagttttctttttctgcagacAAATGAGAGTACTGTTTTTCCACacaccttctttcatttcttttcgaGATAGATAGTATAATATTGATCTGCTGATTCCTGTATTTCAGTGCTTCTAAACTCATTTAAATGCTaagattctttttattgcagaCCTTCTAAATATCTGGCTTCAATTTTTTTATCACAACCTCAAACTTTAGCTTTCATGATAGTTTCACCATTATACagcttaaaaaatatgtattcttagTGATATGTACAGTGTTTAATTAATGCCCATAATGAATGGCTGATGACAGGAAACCTAAAGAATACGGATGCTAAACTACATCAactaaatgagaaacaaaaaacatgagaATAATTATGCAAATTAGGCTAAAAAACAAGCCTCACACCTATATGTTGAATTCATCTATTCAAAATTCTATAGAATCATATTAagtcatattttccatttactgAGAATAAAGGTTATTTATATCTGCATGTGCTATTTTAGGGACATGGTAGCTTGAAATGGCATGCTTGAAATCTCTCAtagcctgtttttttgttttgcttgttttttttaacttcaatgcCTTTTATTCCTgtaagttctttttatttatttatttttctaattttttaaaaaattaatttttattggagtatagttgctttacaatgttgtgttaatttctactgtacagcaaagtgaatcagctatatgtatacatataatgtccatggacagaggaatggataaaaaagatgtggtatatatatacaatggaatgttattcagccataaaaaggaatgaaattgggtcatttgtagagacgtggatggagccagagactgtcataaagagtgaagtaagtcagaaagagaaaaacagatatcatatattaacgtttatatgtggaatctagaaaaatggtatagatgatcttatttgcaaagcagaaatagagacacagatgtagaggacaaacgtattgacaccaagggaggaagtgggggcgggtgggatgaattgggagattgggatcgacatatatacactattgctactatgtataaaatagataactaatgagaacctactgtatatagctcaaggaactctactcaatgctctgtggtgacctaaatgggaaggaaatccaaaaaaagaggggatatatctCATAGTCTTTTAAAttagaaacaagacagaaaagttgaaaaataaaccacttaaaaaagtacaaatgcaagaatttaaaacatctcatattctaattttttctattctttggtCTGAAAGCATCTGGTAACCATTGggggaaaatgggtgaaggaTATGTGGgacctctctgtattatttttacaacttCCTGTGAGTCTGTTATTAtctccaaataaaaagttttaaaaagttgtacctgggtgtattagtttccagggactgccataacaaagaacCACAAGAATTATAAAAAGGTATGTAAATGAGAAGTAAGGCTTCCTGATTCTTCAGATCTCCAGTTCACCTTCCCTAAGacaacaaataaatttaacaaatattatgtGCCATAATGCTAGGTGCTGGAAATAGAGGGATAACAAAAGACACGTGGTCTCTGTCCTTAAAATGCTTTTAGTGTTCTAAGGGAGAGAGAACCTAAGCATACAATTACAGTACACACTACATGTGTAACACTGGGTAGGCCCCTTAACCTCTTGGTTTTTTGAAGCCCTCAGTTGTAAAAATGTGAGGGTGCTATGAATTTATATTTGGGGCACGACAAGGTCGAGAAGAGTgtgtcttttcctttattcttccaAACTGGAATGTCTTCCCTCTCTTGCGCATGGGTCCAAATCTCACTTGTCCTTCAGGCCGACTGCCAAGGAGCCTTCCCTGATTCCCCAGGCCACACAAATCTCTGCCTCTTAGGGTCAGTGCCATACAACCTAGCTGTCTCTTACGTTAATCTTGTCTCTCAAGC
The sequence above is a segment of the Globicephala melas chromosome 17, mGloMel1.2, whole genome shotgun sequence genome. Coding sequences within it:
- the LOC115843367 gene encoding uncharacterized protein; the protein is MVAGGAGTQAADRFRKCQPLPRLHPLREPARQALQPAGHEVTRPSILRAAHAKPLLIRSRSGLFSSRDWSTLRRRGAQGRSFLSPTWPSQALPATRARLSELLPPQTSHATSAADAEAGMRATGPRSSQRGSGLGLRPEISALWRPDDVCHTGGARAGAWEWGSEPGALNLSSLPATHKVGKVFLWGNFLSAASHSVSGPSHPGGISPGPIGASSGSRQTPDRGSGVGVAAAISCAESPLRTCGGDLLGLRASQPGESDRD